The following proteins come from a genomic window of Dermacentor albipictus isolate Rhodes 1998 colony chromosome 8, USDA_Dalb.pri_finalv2, whole genome shotgun sequence:
- the LOC135910374 gene encoding neuronal-specific septin-3-like isoform X2 encodes MADALTETTHWGSLKTDVAGYVGIDTLQEQIRKKVLRRGFEFNIVVVGRSGLGKSTLINTLFKANISRRSCTKKGSETADTVPYVIPKTTEVKSVSHVIEEKGTRLRLTVTDTPGFGDQINNENCWLPILEYINEQYEKYLSEEQSVTRKKHIPDTRVHCCLYFVPPSGHALTPLDIEFMKRLDKCVNIVPVIAKADTLTLEERSSFKQRIREDLHKNGISVYPVQEFEDDPEETVLNNKIRASIPFAVVGSDKQHTVNGRTVYGRQTQWGLVEVENRHHCEFPDLRDMLIRTHMQDLVEVTKTVHYENFRHERLQARHGHINGHGINIVNLNESSL; translated from the exons ATGGCGGACGCCCTGACGGAGACCACGCACTGGGGCAGCCTGAAGACGGACGTGGCCGGCTACGTGGGCATCGACACCCTCCAGGAGCAGATACGCAAGAAGGTCCTCCGCCGAGGGTTCGAGTTCAACATCGTCGTCGTCG GTAGGAGCGGCCTGGGAAAGTCAACGCTCATAAACACCCTTTTCAAGGCCAACATCAGCCGGAGGTCGTGTACGAAGAAAGGATCTGAAACAGCGGACACAGTTCCCTACGTCATTCCCAAGACAACCGAAGTCAAATCAGTGAGCCACG TGATCGAGGAGAAAGGCACACGGCTTCGGCTGACTGTCACGGACACACCGGGCTTTGGCGATCAGATCAACAACGAGAACTG CTGGCTGCCCATTCTGGAGTACATCAATGAGCAGTACGAGAAGTACCTCAGTGAAGAGCAGAGTGTCACACGCAAGAAGCACATCCCAGACACACGGGTCCACTGCTGCCTCTATTTCGTGCCCCCTTCAGGACATGC CCTGACACCTCTGGACATCGAGTTCATGAAGAGGCTTGACAAATGCGTCAATATCGTTCCAGTCATAGCTAAGGCTGACACGCTGACCCTCGAAGAGCGGAGCAGCTTCAAACAAAGG ATCCGAGAAGACCTGCACAAGAATGGCATCAGTGTGTATCCCGTGCAAGAATTTGAAGATGACCCTGAGGAGACTGTTCTCAACAACAAGATCAGG GCCTCCATTCCGTTTGCTGTTGTGGGCAGCGACAAGCAGCACACAGTGAACGGTCGCACGGTCTACGGCCGGCAGACTCAGTGGGGTCTTGTGGAAGTGGAGAACAGACACCACTGCGAGTTTCCCGACCTCAGAGATATGCTCATCAG GACTCACATGCAAGATCTCGTAGAAGTGACCAAGACAGTTCACTACGAGAACTTCCGCCACGAAAGGCTACAAGCGCGCCACGGCCACATTAACGGACACGGCATCAACATCGTGAACCTGAACGAGAGTAGCCTGTGA